Proteins from one Strix uralensis isolate ZFMK-TIS-50842 chromosome 14, bStrUra1, whole genome shotgun sequence genomic window:
- the CPLX2 gene encoding complexin-2: MDFVMKQALGGATKDMGKMLGGEEEKDPDAQKKEEERQEALRQQEEERKAKHARMEAEREKVRQQIRDKYGLKKKEEKEAEEKAALEQPCEGSLTRPKKAIPAGCGDEEEEEEESILDTVLKYLPGPLQDMFKK, translated from the exons ATGGACTTCGTCATGAAGCAAGCGCTGGGCG GGGCCACCAAGGACATGGGCAAGATGctggggggtgaggaggagaaggaccCTGATGcgcagaagaaggaggaggagaggcaggaggcCCTGCGCCAGCAGGAAGAGGAGCGGAAAGCCAAGCACGCCCGCATGGAAGCCGAGCGGGAGAAAGTCCGGCAGCAGATCCGTGACAAG TACGGgctgaagaagaaggaagagaaggaggcgGAGGAGAAAGCTGCACTGGAGCAGCCGTGTGAGGGCAGCCTGACACGTCCCAAGAAGGCGATCCCGGCAGGCTGTggggacgaggaggaggaggaggaggagagcatcCTGGACACCGTCCTCAAGTACCTGCCCGGCCCGCTGCAGGATATGTTCAAGAAGTAA